The proteins below come from a single Methyloprofundus sedimenti genomic window:
- the glnE gene encoding bifunctional [glutamate--ammonia ligase]-adenylyl-L-tyrosine phosphorylase/[glutamate--ammonia-ligase] adenylyltransferase has translation MFSLDNIPPQLHDTANMHIEHFNDSLARLELDFPENLQVISTLPKVFCCSEFVAQTCKRQPQFMLDLINSGDLFSADVRGSYKSQLSIYTFQNEAELMKILRQFRNQQMLRIAWRDLAGWSELDETLSDLTTLAESCIQFTLDYLYQQACNRRGIPVLFDGTEQGLVILGMGKLGAWELNYSSDIDLIFAYQQDGVLTDRKETSYGEFFSRICRQLVKILDEITADGFVFRTDIRLRPFGDSGPVIMTFDGLENYYQTQAREWERYAMVKVRAVAGDTRGGEKFMELIKPFVYRRYLDYGAFEELRSLKQQITQELQRKDRMDNVKLGPGGIREIEFIGQAFQLIRGGQDVALQERRIQHILVLLGEKELISAEDSQQLLSSYRFLRRVENHIQEFQDRQAHDLPKSERDQTILAFSLGYEGWDSFKAALDQVRMQVHNVFKEVFSMPDSAAQSPSTSTEIWMGLDHEDSSLNRLAKLGYRKPEQIYSLLNQFKNTSAIKRLTSKGASNLDKLVPKMIDMLAKEKNAYVTLQRLSALFENLAGRNVYLALLVENEKALQQLITLASASPWISKYLSTYPALFDELLDTRSLYEPLDKVALQQQLAQLIENIELADTEQMMIALRKFKHINVLRVAAADIMGAVPLMVVSDYLSYIAEVILEQAVKIAWHILAEKHGIPPDTSDEKMRFGILGFGKLGGIELSYSSDLDLIFIYDYPDSYALTDGGKKITSAQFYATLGQRIRSLLNTQMLSGMAYEIDMRLRPNGDSGLLVSDLNSYENYLKDQAWTWEHQALVRGRFITGDKETQTKYEAIRHRILCLTRNEAELKQKVCEMREKMRETLDKSDKQSFSLKQGIGGITDIEFIVQFCVLAWAEKSPSLTTYTDNMRLLDTLAEQKLLSQEYVSALKQAYCIFRDRGHKEALQENKAFAAQDELVEIRQQVADIWQVLMT, from the coding sequence ATGTTTTCCCTGGATAATATTCCTCCTCAGTTACACGATACTGCGAATATGCATATCGAGCACTTCAATGACTCACTAGCACGATTAGAGCTAGACTTTCCTGAAAACCTGCAAGTCATCAGTACGCTTCCAAAAGTGTTTTGTTGCAGTGAATTTGTTGCCCAGACTTGTAAACGTCAGCCTCAATTCATGCTGGATTTAATTAACAGCGGTGATTTGTTTTCTGCAGATGTACGAGGCAGCTATAAAAGTCAACTCAGCATATACACTTTTCAAAATGAAGCTGAACTGATGAAAATTCTGCGTCAGTTCCGTAATCAACAAATGCTACGGATTGCCTGGCGTGATTTAGCTGGCTGGTCTGAACTCGATGAAACTCTGAGTGATTTAACGACACTGGCTGAAAGCTGCATTCAATTTACTCTAGACTATTTATATCAGCAAGCTTGTAATAGACGTGGTATTCCGGTTTTATTTGATGGTACAGAACAAGGTTTAGTCATTTTAGGGATGGGTAAATTAGGTGCCTGGGAACTTAATTATTCTTCGGATATTGATTTAATTTTTGCCTATCAACAAGATGGTGTTTTAACAGACAGAAAAGAGACCAGTTACGGCGAGTTTTTTAGTCGTATTTGTCGGCAGTTGGTTAAAATTCTGGATGAAATCACGGCGGATGGTTTTGTTTTTAGAACCGATATACGTCTGCGTCCCTTTGGTGATAGTGGCCCTGTCATTATGACCTTTGATGGTCTGGAAAACTATTATCAGACTCAGGCTCGCGAATGGGAGCGCTACGCCATGGTTAAGGTTCGTGCGGTTGCAGGTGACACGCGGGGTGGTGAGAAGTTTATGGAGCTGATTAAGCCTTTTGTCTATCGCCGTTATCTGGATTACGGCGCGTTTGAAGAATTACGTTCTTTAAAACAACAAATTACGCAGGAACTACAACGCAAAGATCGTATGGATAACGTAAAACTCGGCCCCGGGGGTATACGAGAAATTGAGTTTATCGGGCAGGCGTTTCAATTAATACGCGGTGGGCAGGATGTCGCATTGCAAGAAAGGCGTATTCAGCATATTCTGGTCTTGTTAGGCGAAAAAGAATTAATTTCTGCTGAAGACAGCCAGCAATTACTCAGTTCCTATCGTTTTCTGCGCCGAGTGGAAAATCATATTCAGGAATTTCAGGACCGGCAGGCCCACGATTTGCCAAAATCAGAGCGCGATCAGACCATATTGGCTTTTTCTCTAGGTTATGAGGGTTGGGATAGCTTTAAGGCTGCCCTGGACCAAGTGCGCATGCAAGTACACAATGTGTTTAAGGAAGTCTTTTCCATGCCAGATTCTGCTGCACAGAGTCCCTCTACCAGCACAGAAATATGGATGGGTTTAGACCATGAAGATAGTTCGCTGAATCGATTAGCGAAGCTAGGCTATCGTAAGCCGGAACAAATCTACAGTTTACTCAATCAATTTAAAAACACCTCTGCGATTAAGCGCTTAACCAGTAAAGGTGCTAGCAATCTGGATAAATTAGTACCGAAAATGATTGATATGCTCGCCAAAGAAAAAAATGCCTATGTTACTTTGCAGCGATTATCAGCATTATTTGAAAACCTGGCGGGACGCAATGTTTATTTGGCTTTATTAGTTGAGAATGAAAAAGCCTTGCAGCAGTTGATCACTCTGGCCTCAGCTAGTCCCTGGATTAGTAAGTATTTATCTACCTATCCGGCATTGTTTGATGAGTTACTGGATACACGTTCACTCTATGAGCCTTTGGATAAAGTAGCCTTGCAGCAGCAATTAGCGCAACTAATTGAAAATATAGAACTTGCTGATACCGAGCAGATGATGATAGCTTTACGCAAATTCAAGCATATCAATGTGCTACGTGTCGCGGCGGCTGATATTATGGGGGCCGTACCACTCATGGTCGTCAGTGATTATTTAAGCTATATCGCTGAAGTTATTTTAGAGCAGGCAGTAAAAATTGCCTGGCATATTCTGGCTGAAAAACATGGCATACCACCAGATACCAGTGATGAGAAAATGCGCTTCGGGATCTTGGGTTTTGGAAAATTAGGTGGCATAGAATTAAGTTATAGTTCTGATCTGGATTTAATTTTTATTTATGATTACCCTGATAGCTATGCTTTAACCGATGGAGGCAAAAAGATCACTAGTGCGCAGTTCTATGCAACACTAGGGCAACGTATTCGTAGTCTGCTTAATACGCAAATGTTATCGGGAATGGCGTATGAGATAGATATGCGGTTACGCCCAAACGGTGATTCTGGTTTATTAGTCTCTGATTTAAATAGCTATGAAAACTATTTGAAAGATCAGGCATGGACCTGGGAGCATCAAGCGCTCGTCCGCGGAAGGTTTATTACTGGTGACAAAGAAACGCAGACTAAATACGAAGCAATTCGCCATAGAATTTTATGTTTAACAAGAAATGAGGCAGAATTAAAGCAGAAAGTTTGCGAAATGCGCGAAAAAATGCGTGAAACACTGGATAAAAGTGATAAACAAAGCTTTAGTTTAAAACAAGGTATAGGCGGTATTACCGATATAGAATTTATCGTACAGTTTTGCGTGTTGGCCTGGGCGGAAAAAAGTCCCAGCCTAACAACATATACCGATAATATGCGTTTATTAGATACACTCGCTGAACAGAAATTGTTGAGCCAGGAATATGTCAGTGCTTTAAAGCAAGCCTATTGCATTTTTCGTGATCGCGGACATAAAGAAGCCCTGCAAGAAAATAAAGCCTTCGCCGCACAAGACGAGTTGGTTGAAATACGTCAGCAGGTTGCCGATATTTGGCAAGTACTGATGACCTAG
- a CDS encoding SPL family radical SAM protein, with product MIETIYIEENILQHPRVLDICARFPKARKITCGRYGEVFNPKAQNFRIQKQQPALILAEKYRGFMLKAPPNYGIGAKHNYYFSHMLNCLYDCRYCFLQGMYQSANYVLFVNYEDYFTDIQRLSAVTPDQAVHFFSGYDCDSLALEPVTDFVQEFLPVIRAIPNAWMELRTKSTQVRHLLDTPAFERCIVAFSFTPDEIASALEHKAPAISKRLDALNKLQNHGWPIGLRFDPIIYEDEYQLHYQNLFKTVFAKINPDTLHSVSLGVFRLPDKYFKKIHKLYPEEKLFVSPLESKQGMMSYKTALEDEMMTFCTHELLAYIPEEKFFPCSM from the coding sequence ATGATTGAAACAATCTATATAGAAGAAAATATCCTGCAACATCCACGCGTGTTAGATATCTGTGCGCGCTTTCCTAAAGCCAGAAAAATTACCTGTGGACGATATGGTGAAGTGTTTAACCCTAAAGCACAGAATTTTCGTATACAAAAGCAACAACCTGCCTTAATTCTTGCTGAAAAGTACCGTGGATTTATGCTCAAAGCACCTCCGAATTATGGAATCGGAGCTAAGCATAATTACTATTTTTCCCATATGTTGAATTGCCTGTATGACTGTAGATACTGTTTTCTGCAAGGTATGTACCAGTCAGCGAATTATGTCTTATTTGTAAATTACGAAGATTATTTTACCGATATACAACGACTTAGTGCAGTAACACCTGATCAGGCAGTCCACTTTTTTTCGGGTTATGATTGTGACAGCCTGGCTTTAGAACCGGTCACTGATTTTGTCCAGGAATTTTTGCCTGTTATACGCGCTATTCCAAATGCCTGGATGGAACTGCGCACAAAGAGTACGCAAGTGCGTCATCTTCTGGATACTCCTGCATTTGAACGCTGCATTGTTGCTTTTAGTTTTACTCCGGATGAAATTGCCAGTGCATTAGAACATAAAGCTCCTGCTATTTCCAAACGCCTGGACGCGCTGAATAAATTACAAAATCATGGCTGGCCAATTGGCCTCCGGTTTGACCCGATTATTTATGAAGACGAATACCAGCTGCATTACCAAAACTTATTTAAAACAGTCTTTGCTAAAATTAATCCCGATACATTACATTCCGTTAGCTTAGGCGTTTTTCGGCTGCCCGATAAATATTTTAAAAAAATACATAAACTGTATCCAGAGGAAAAACTCTTTGTCAGCCCACTGGAGTCAAAGCAAGGAATGATGTCTTATAAAACAGCACTGGAAGATGAAATGATGACTTTTTGTACGCATGAACTGTTGGCTTATATACCCGAAGAGAAATTTTTTCCGTGCAGCATGTAA
- a CDS encoding SDR family oxidoreductase, which yields MQHVKRTVLVTGASSGIGRACAVSLLNQGHEVIGISRNCQQFTHAHALFNSVEIDLSDLTSLPNNLKQLLKQYPAIDGIVFSAGKGQFSSLEEFSFIQIQEIMNLNFISQSFLAKGFLPALKRKPLADLIFIGSEAALAGSRKGSIYCASKFALRGFSQALRDECAKSCVRVSLINPGMVKTDFFKSLNFEPGMHQSQHLYAEDVAIAVNYIINARAGIIIDEINLSPAKNVIQFKNNA from the coding sequence GTGCAGCATGTAAAGCGTACTGTTTTAGTCACAGGTGCTAGCTCAGGAATAGGGCGAGCCTGTGCAGTTAGCCTCTTAAATCAAGGGCATGAGGTGATTGGCATATCCCGAAACTGTCAGCAATTTACGCATGCTCATGCGCTATTTAATAGTGTAGAAATTGATTTAAGTGATTTAACGTCTTTACCCAATAACCTGAAGCAACTGCTTAAACAGTATCCTGCTATCGATGGCATTGTTTTCAGTGCCGGTAAAGGACAGTTTAGCAGTCTGGAAGAATTTTCCTTTATCCAGATACAGGAAATCATGAATTTAAACTTTATTAGTCAAAGCTTTCTTGCCAAAGGTTTTTTGCCGGCTTTAAAAAGAAAACCCTTGGCCGATTTGATTTTTATCGGCTCGGAAGCCGCATTGGCAGGGAGTCGCAAAGGCTCTATTTACTGTGCTAGCAAATTTGCCTTGCGTGGATTTAGTCAGGCACTCAGGGATGAATGTGCAAAAAGTTGTGTGCGCGTATCTTTGATCAACCCGGGCATGGTTAAAACAGACTTTTTTAAGTCTTTGAATTTTGAACCAGGAATGCATCAAAGTCAGCACCTTTATGCAGAAGATGTTGCTATCGCAGTTAATTATATTATCAATGCTCGGGCAGGAATTATTATTGATGAAATAAACCTTAGTCCGGCAAAAAATGTAATTCAATTCAAAAATAATGCTTGA
- the nth gene encoding endonuclease III, with the protein MNKEKRLEIFSRLADAIPEPVTELNYNSTFELLIAVVLSAQATDKGVNKATAKLFPIANTPQAIFDLGEEGLKEYIKTIGLYNSKGANIIKLCRKLLDDYQGEVPKTREELESLAGVGRKTANVILNTAFGQPVMAVDTHIFRVSNRTGIAKGKNVLEVEAKLDKYVPKQYKLDAHHLLILHGRYTCIARKPRCASCVIEDLCEFKDKSYV; encoded by the coding sequence ATGAACAAAGAAAAACGTCTGGAGATCTTTTCTCGACTTGCCGATGCCATTCCAGAGCCTGTTACCGAACTGAACTATAACAGCACTTTTGAATTACTAATTGCCGTAGTTTTATCTGCACAAGCGACTGATAAAGGCGTAAACAAAGCGACTGCAAAATTATTTCCCATTGCCAACACACCTCAAGCTATTTTTGATCTGGGTGAAGAGGGCTTAAAGGAGTATATAAAAACCATCGGTTTATATAATAGTAAGGGCGCTAATATCATTAAACTATGCCGTAAACTGCTTGATGATTATCAGGGAGAAGTGCCAAAAACACGCGAGGAACTGGAATCACTCGCGGGCGTGGGGCGCAAGACTGCCAATGTTATTTTAAATACGGCTTTTGGTCAGCCGGTTATGGCCGTGGATACGCATATTTTTCGGGTATCTAATCGTACAGGTATTGCAAAGGGGAAAAATGTTTTAGAGGTTGAAGCTAAACTGGATAAATACGTCCCGAAACAATACAAACTGGATGCCCATCATTTGTTAATTCTACATGGGCGTTATACCTGTATTGCTCGAAAGCCCCGGTGTGCAAGCTGTGTGATTGAGGATTTATGTGAGTTTAAAGACAAGAGTTATGTTTGA
- a CDS encoding 5'-methylthioadenosine/S-adenosylhomocysteine nucleosidase family protein, translating to MSESFCYLFVALPCEAKPLIEHFKLKKEVSINAFTIYRNAHITLTVTGIGKSAMAAGVAYSLALFPSPTLPVLFNIGIAGHSHYALARIFCADKIVDQDSGRCYYPQLVASPPCSTYTITTVAKAQLDYPSASLYEMESSAFYETAIRFSSSELIQCIKIISDNKNNSSELINAGQVSLWVKGALPIIEEYVQQLSQLAVLDKFDEANHFAEIVDQRHFSSNEKLQLKSLLNKRNILIPGKPLDLTELSSTSGQVVLDYLRKEIGEQVFGGF from the coding sequence ATGTCTGAATCTTTTTGCTATTTATTTGTTGCCTTGCCCTGTGAAGCAAAGCCGTTAATCGAACATTTTAAATTAAAAAAAGAGGTATCCATCAATGCCTTTACGATTTATCGAAATGCCCATATCACGCTAACGGTGACTGGCATAGGGAAATCAGCGATGGCCGCGGGTGTAGCGTATAGCCTGGCTTTATTTCCTAGCCCTACGTTGCCTGTACTATTTAATATTGGCATAGCCGGGCATAGTCACTATGCATTAGCGCGCATTTTTTGTGCAGATAAAATTGTCGATCAGGACAGCGGGCGCTGTTATTATCCGCAATTAGTTGCCTCCCCCCCATGTTCAACATACACTATTACAACTGTTGCTAAAGCACAGCTAGATTACCCCTCCGCATCGCTGTATGAAATGGAATCCTCTGCATTTTATGAAACGGCTATTCGCTTTAGTTCTAGTGAATTAATCCAGTGTATAAAAATCATTTCCGACAATAAAAACAATTCCAGTGAGTTAATCAACGCGGGGCAAGTTAGTCTCTGGGTAAAGGGGGCATTACCGATTATCGAAGAATATGTTCAGCAATTAAGTCAATTAGCAGTATTGGATAAATTTGACGAAGCAAATCACTTTGCTGAAATTGTCGACCAACGACACTTTAGTAGCAATGAAAAATTACAGCTAAAAAGCTTATTAAACAAAAGGAACATTTTAATTCCCGGCAAACCACTGGATTTAACAGAGTTATCATCGACCTCAGGACAAGTGGTACTGGATTACTTACGCAAGGAAATTGGCGAGCAAGTATTTGGCGGTTTTTAA
- a CDS encoding SirB2 family protein, whose product MLKSIHMLFILLSVSGFIARIMLAQFKPDWLQPKIAKIAPHVIDTVLLLSGVALIFQGNWLAGEFGWIVTKFIMLLVYIGFGVIAMRGTGIIRWGAFVAALACFGYILSVAITKHGFI is encoded by the coding sequence ATGCTTAAATCTATACACATGCTATTTATCTTGCTGTCTGTTAGCGGCTTTATCGCACGTATCATGCTGGCACAGTTTAAACCCGACTGGCTGCAACCCAAAATAGCAAAAATTGCTCCACATGTAATTGATACCGTTTTATTGCTTAGTGGTGTCGCTTTAATCTTTCAAGGTAACTGGCTGGCCGGTGAATTCGGCTGGATTGTCACCAAATTTATTATGTTGCTGGTGTATATTGGTTTTGGTGTAATAGCGATGCGGGGTACCGGCATTATACGCTGGGGTGCTTTTGTAGCTGCCCTGGCCTGTTTTGGGTATATTTTATCTGTCGCCATTACCAAGCATGGTTTTATCTAA
- a CDS encoding branched-chain amino acid transaminase, with product MTTMDDRDGKIWLDGKWVEWRDAKVHVLTHTLHYGAGVFEGLRAYHTDQGPAIFKLAEHTDRLYRSAHILNMKIPFSKEEINQAHIGAISKNNLDSAYIRSMCFYGSEGMGLRADNLKVHVMVAAWEWGAYLGAESMEKGIRIRTSSYTRNHVNSTMCKAKANGNYINSILALQEALSSGYDEALLLDHEGFVAEGSGENLFIVRNGILYTPETTSALEGITRETILTIAKEQGLEVKEKRITRDEVYVADEAFFTGSAAEVTPIREYDNRQIGSGARGPITEKIQSLYFDYVHGRRGDHSEWLARVK from the coding sequence ATGACAACAATGGACGATAGAGACGGCAAAATCTGGCTAGATGGCAAATGGGTAGAATGGCGCGATGCAAAAGTACATGTGCTGACTCATACACTGCATTATGGAGCAGGCGTATTTGAAGGCTTAAGAGCCTATCATACTGATCAAGGTCCTGCTATTTTCAAATTGGCCGAACATACCGATCGTTTATACCGTTCAGCTCATATCCTGAATATGAAAATTCCTTTTTCTAAGGAGGAGATCAATCAGGCGCACATTGGCGCGATTAGTAAAAACAATCTGGATAGCGCTTATATTCGTTCCATGTGTTTTTATGGCTCTGAAGGTATGGGCTTACGTGCTGATAATCTTAAAGTACATGTTATGGTTGCGGCATGGGAATGGGGCGCTTATCTAGGCGCTGAAAGTATGGAGAAAGGTATTCGTATCCGAACTTCTTCCTATACACGTAATCATGTTAATAGCACCATGTGCAAAGCCAAGGCGAATGGGAATTACATTAACTCCATTCTAGCCCTGCAAGAAGCTTTAAGTAGCGGGTATGATGAGGCATTATTGCTGGATCATGAAGGTTTTGTTGCCGAAGGCAGTGGAGAGAACTTATTTATAGTGCGTAACGGTATTCTCTATACACCAGAAACCACCTCTGCATTAGAAGGAATCACGCGCGAGACAATCTTAACCATTGCCAAAGAGCAGGGTCTGGAAGTTAAAGAAAAGCGTATTACCCGTGATGAAGTCTATGTGGCGGATGAAGCCTTTTTTACTGGATCAGCCGCAGAAGTGACGCCAATCCGGGAATACGATAACAGACAAATCGGCTCAGGCGCTCGAGGACCCATTACTGAAAAAATTCAGAGTTTATATTTTGACTATGTACATGGTCGTAGAGGTGACCATTCTGAATGGTTGGCAAGAGTAAAGTAA
- a CDS encoding O-antigen ligase family protein translates to MTAKILITGLMDKFFTQSLSLSLFTMPALVLTVRHGVNISAIVILILSIAVLIYRFQIKIELNTKEKILIFSLLVLPIVIALDVFLRDLNLRYLDYYLRFVLVIPIYLALRKTQTSIMPLTVGILMGSLGAGIFALYQYYYVINHALADYISLGHMIKINFGNISLLLGMMSLAGLILVKQVPYKYTFIAVSVLAFILGITGSIISGARGGWIAIPFFLSLFILYFPGKQNLKIFSALCIILGMLLIYYSNSYVNTRIDLAYNNTEAYFSNDTSNTTKSSTGTRLELWKAARIMIIEHPLLGVGSGQFEQALKDKIDAGEVKNIELYGHVHNESLQILVTTGIFGLLAYLALYGGSSYFFYSSLMTKHTDNTTYLSFLGLLTVGAYFIFGLTNYSFGHHVMILFFAIMVAIIAGMISSIESKINE, encoded by the coding sequence ATGACAGCAAAAATACTGATTACAGGACTTATGGATAAATTTTTTACACAATCTCTATCGCTCTCATTATTCACAATGCCCGCTTTGGTATTAACGGTCCGCCATGGAGTAAATATATCTGCAATAGTTATTTTAATATTATCCATAGCTGTTCTAATATATCGTTTTCAAATTAAAATTGAATTAAATACAAAAGAAAAAATATTGATTTTTTCTTTGCTCGTCTTACCCATAGTAATCGCGTTAGATGTTTTTTTAAGAGATCTTAATTTAAGGTATCTAGACTATTATTTAAGGTTTGTTTTGGTGATACCCATTTATTTAGCATTAAGAAAAACTCAAACCAGCATAATGCCCTTAACAGTAGGTATTTTAATGGGCAGTCTAGGTGCAGGCATTTTTGCGTTATATCAATATTATTATGTGATTAATCATGCTCTAGCAGACTATATTAGCCTTGGACATATGATCAAAATAAATTTTGGTAATATTAGTCTATTATTAGGAATGATGAGCCTGGCGGGCTTAATTTTAGTTAAGCAAGTACCTTATAAATATACCTTTATTGCTGTTTCAGTACTTGCTTTTATACTTGGAATAACAGGGTCCATTATCTCAGGGGCAAGGGGAGGATGGATAGCCATACCTTTTTTTCTGAGTTTATTTATATTGTATTTTCCAGGCAAACAAAATCTTAAAATATTCAGCGCTCTATGTATAATATTGGGTATGCTGCTTATTTATTATTCAAATAGTTATGTTAATACACGTATCGATCTAGCTTATAACAATACTGAAGCCTATTTTTCCAACGACACATCTAATACAACTAAATCATCTACAGGCACACGCCTGGAACTTTGGAAAGCCGCACGCATAATGATTATAGAACATCCTTTATTGGGTGTAGGCTCAGGGCAATTCGAACAAGCCTTAAAAGACAAGATAGATGCTGGAGAAGTTAAGAACATAGAATTATATGGTCATGTACACAATGAATCCCTGCAGATCCTCGTTACCACTGGAATATTTGGCTTGTTAGCTTATTTGGCATTATATGGGGGCAGTAGTTATTTTTTTTATAGCTCGCTTATGACAAAACATACCGACAATACGACATACTTAAGCTTCTTGGGCCTATTGACAGTAGGCGCTTATTTTATTTTTGGGCTAACGAATTATTCTTTTGGTCATCATGTAATGATTTTATTTTTCGCAATCATGGTCGCTATTATTGCAGGGATGATTAGTAGTATAGAAAGTAAGATAAATGAATAA
- the msbA gene encoding lipid A export permease/ATP-binding protein MsbA yields the protein MTKTTSSFNIYKRLLKYVIPYIRFFIISVFGFIIVAVAQPLFAELVKFIIETIEHGSEADNKYLPVSIIALVVFRSIGTFFGNYFLAKVSVNVVHKLRQEIFNHYTNLSTEYFDAQNSGHLISLITYNVAQVTNATTDSVKTFVREGLTAVGLIAYLLWLNWQLTLIFFVIAPFIAIIVTVVSKKLRSLSKNVQDSMGDMTHITSELVVGNRVVKCFGGSAYEIKRFKESSLFNKQQSQKVALVSAIQNPVMQILISFALSGLLYLALTMMSAASTGDFVAYLLAAFMLPKPIQLLVQSNNEIQKGIAAATDIFKALDVAPELDQGTVNKADGKGILQFENVSFSYANSDKLALKNINLNIKSGQTIAIVGASGSGKTTLTNLIPRFYDYSTGRILLDGVEINQYTLSCLREQIALVTQNITLFNDTVFNNIAYGILSDIDEADVLKAANDAYATEFIESLANGMQTEIGEQGIQLSGGQRQRLAIARALLKNAPLLILDEATSALDTQSERYIQKALEHVMAHRTTIVIAHRLSTVEKADVILVMDAGEIVERGTHIDLLAQNGVYTRLYALQFSDNHSNE from the coding sequence ATGACCAAAACAACATCTAGTTTTAACATTTATAAACGCTTATTGAAGTATGTAATTCCTTATATTAGATTTTTTATCATCAGTGTTTTCGGGTTTATCATTGTCGCTGTTGCCCAGCCTTTGTTTGCCGAGTTGGTCAAATTTATTATTGAAACCATTGAACATGGTAGTGAGGCAGATAACAAATATCTGCCGGTTTCAATTATTGCGTTGGTTGTGTTTAGAAGCATAGGCACCTTTTTTGGCAATTATTTTCTAGCTAAAGTTTCGGTCAATGTTGTGCATAAACTACGGCAAGAAATTTTTAATCACTATACCAATCTTTCTACTGAATATTTTGACGCGCAAAATAGCGGTCATTTAATTTCTTTGATTACTTATAATGTCGCCCAAGTCACTAATGCAACAACTGATTCAGTAAAAACATTTGTCAGAGAAGGGCTAACGGCTGTAGGCTTAATTGCTTATCTGTTATGGCTTAACTGGCAATTAACGCTGATATTTTTTGTTATCGCTCCCTTTATTGCCATTATTGTCACTGTTGTTAGTAAAAAGCTCAGATCTCTTAGTAAAAATGTACAAGATTCTATGGGAGATATGACCCATATCACCTCTGAGCTAGTAGTAGGCAACCGTGTGGTGAAATGTTTTGGCGGCTCTGCTTATGAAATCAAGCGTTTTAAAGAAAGTAGCTTATTTAACAAACAGCAGTCGCAAAAAGTAGCTTTGGTTTCTGCCATTCAAAATCCGGTGATGCAGATATTGATTTCATTTGCTCTATCCGGCTTACTTTATTTAGCGCTCACTATGATGAGTGCAGCAAGTACAGGTGATTTTGTTGCTTATTTATTAGCCGCATTTATGCTGCCTAAACCTATTCAATTATTAGTTCAATCAAATAATGAGATTCAAAAAGGTATTGCAGCTGCCACTGATATTTTTAAAGCTTTGGATGTAGCTCCGGAACTTGATCAGGGTACTGTAAATAAAGCAGACGGGAAAGGCATTTTACAATTTGAAAATGTTTCATTCAGCTATGCCAATTCGGACAAGCTTGCACTTAAGAATATTAATTTAAATATTAAATCGGGACAAACCATCGCAATTGTGGGTGCCTCTGGAAGTGGAAAAACCACTTTAACTAATTTAATTCCGCGTTTTTATGACTACTCTACCGGACGCATTTTATTAGATGGTGTTGAAATCAATCAATATACTTTAAGCTGCCTGAGAGAGCAGATTGCCTTGGTTACACAAAATATCACCTTATTTAATGATACCGTATTCAACAATATTGCTTATGGTATTTTAAGTGACATTGATGAAGCCGACGTTTTAAAAGCAGCGAATGACGCCTATGCAACTGAGTTTATAGAATCACTCGCGAATGGCATGCAAACTGAAATTGGTGAGCAGGGTATCCAGTTATCTGGCGGTCAAAGACAACGTTTAGCCATTGCCCGCGCTTTGCTAAAGAATGCGCCTTTATTAATTCTGGATGAAGCGACTTCTGCCTTAGATACCCAATCAGAACGCTATATTCAAAAAGCACTGGAACATGTCATGGCGCACCGGACAACTATCGTCATCGCACACCGTTTATCTACTGTTGAAAAAGCCGATGTTATTTTGGTGATGGACGCTGGTGAGATCGTAGAGCGCGGTACCCATATCGATTTATTGGCGCAAAATGGCGTTTATACCAGGTTATATGCACTGCAATTTAGTGACAATCACTCCAATGAGTAA